One region of Fragaria vesca subsp. vesca linkage group LG4, FraVesHawaii_1.0, whole genome shotgun sequence genomic DNA includes:
- the LOC101300617 gene encoding oxygen-evolving enhancer protein 3-1, chloroplastic-like isoform 3 → MVDMQSKGVGCRIKKCACELLSLGSDLMDDAYSWDLMGRDIRLKSMFLYCDLSQLISNVPKDQKKALTEVGNKLFSSIEELDHAVKIHSIPLTRDRYNEAGVILQELLVLMP, encoded by the exons ATGGTGGATATGCAATCAAAGGGAGTTGGTTGTCGGATTAAGAAGTGTGCCTGTGAATTACTGTCGCTTGGGAGTGATCTGATGGACGATGCTTACTCATGGGACTTGATGGGAAGGGATATACGCCTCAAATCGATGTTCTTGTATTGTGATCTTAGTCAGTTGATCTCTAATGTCCCAAAGGATCAGAAGAAGGCCCTGACAGAAGTTGGCAACAAATTGTTTTCCTCCATTGAAGAG TTGGATCACGCAGTGAAAATTCATAGCATTCCACTGACACGAGACCGATACAACGAGGCTGGTGTCATTCTACAAGAGCTGCTGGTTCTCATGCCTTAA
- the LOC101300048 gene encoding gibberellin 2-beta-dioxygenase 8-like — protein sequence MLVDSNPPLLHNYGALLHKPSNKTPQLHENHVTEECQLPLIDLDGLNSLDMIHRLECARAICSASSEWGFFQVVNHGISPQLIEKMRREQVKLFSAPFDKKQNAGLLNNSYRFGTPTATHASQYSWSEAFHIPVSKISDKSCYGDEFTSLREVMEEFSAAMSNLSKVLAEVLINDLSNQEEALEDICESSSCFLRLNRYPACPFSPEMIGLVPHTDSDFLTILCQDQVGGLQLMKDSKWVAVKPNPDALIVNIGDLFQAWSNDVYKSVEHKVLANEKTERYSIAYFLCPSYDSLIGSSSTESSIYRKFTFGEYRSQIQEDVKKLGHKVGLSRFLI from the exons ATGTTAGTAGACTCAAACCCACCTCTCCTACACAACTATGGAGCCCTTTTGCACAAGCCATCCAATAAAACTCCTCAACTACATGAAAACCATGTCACAGAAGAATGCCAACTCCCATTGATAGACCTTGATGGATTAAACAGCCTTGACATGATCCACAGGCTAGAATGCGCTAGAGCGATTTGTAGCGCCTCCTCGGAATGGGGCTTTTTCCAAGTGGTGAACCATGGCATTAGCCCTCAGCTTATAGAGAAGATGAGGAGAGAGCAAGTCAAGTTGTTTTCAGCACCCTTTGATAAGAAACAAAATGCTGGCCTTCTCAACAATTCATACAGGTTTGGGACTCCAACTGCAACTCACGCATCTCAGTACTCTTGGTCTGAAGCTTTTCACATTCCTGTCTCAAAGATCTCAGACAAATCTTGCTATGGGGATGAGTTCACCTCTCTAAG GGAAGTGATGGAGGAGTTTTCAGCAGCCATGTCAAATCTATCAAAAGTGCTTGCTGAGGTTCTAATCAATGATCTCAGCAACCAAGAGGAAGCTCTAGAAGACATTTGTGAGTCAAGCTCGTGCTTTCTTCGCTTGAATCGCTACCCGGCTTGTCCATTTTCACCAGAGATGATTGGTCTAGTGCCTCACACTGACAGTGATTTCCTCACCATTCTTTGCCAAGATCAAGTAGGAGGACTTCAACTCATGAAAGACTCCAAATGGGTTGCTGTAAAACCAAATCCAGACGCACTTATCGTCAACATTGGAGATCTTTTTCAG GCATGGAGCAACGATGTGTATAAGAGTGTGGAACACAAGGTCCTGGCCAACGAGAAGACGGAACGATATTCCATTGCATACTTCCTGTGCCCATCTTATGATTCTTTAATAGGAAGCAGCAGCACAGAATCCTCCATTTACAGAAAGTTCACATTTGGAGAATACAGAAGCCAAATCCAGGAGGATGTCAAGAAGCTTGGCCATAAAGTTGGTCTCTCCAGATTTCTTATTTAG
- the LOC101300617 gene encoding oxygen-evolving enhancer protein 3-1, chloroplastic-like isoform 1 has product MTYPCFQEDQHPGHAKMVDMQSKGVGCRIKKCACELLSLGSDLMDDAYSWDLMGRDIRLKSMFLYCDLSQLISNVPKDQKKALTEVGNKLFSSIEELDHAVKIHSIPLTRDRYNEAGVILQELLVLMP; this is encoded by the exons ATGACATACCCCTGTTTTCAAGAAGACCAACATCCAG GTCATGCTAAAATGGTGGATATGCAATCAAAGGGAGTTGGTTGTCGGATTAAGAAGTGTGCCTGTGAATTACTGTCGCTTGGGAGTGATCTGATGGACGATGCTTACTCATGGGACTTGATGGGAAGGGATATACGCCTCAAATCGATGTTCTTGTATTGTGATCTTAGTCAGTTGATCTCTAATGTCCCAAAGGATCAGAAGAAGGCCCTGACAGAAGTTGGCAACAAATTGTTTTCCTCCATTGAAGAG TTGGATCACGCAGTGAAAATTCATAGCATTCCACTGACACGAGACCGATACAACGAGGCTGGTGTCATTCTACAAGAGCTGCTGGTTCTCATGCCTTAA
- the LOC101294656 gene encoding uncharacterized protein LOC101294656 — protein sequence MGGKIFPEILEAQFQVAYKSGNNVSKLLKTEDVGAQSCGEGTFSKLCRSLTTSLSVRVGSACNVELGDKLPRNKQHSSTLKELCEWETKLYNEVKKLDKDGGEVAKSCAVYNFKEIQKLRDGELQQQIGELLKALWRDWKVMSECHSIQKDIMSKAETYDVLKINDASTYKKIKVLKQDLSNWRRCFAAYISSQKAYVGALDSWVSHSFPSFCEDDIHENHILSLLLKTWSSAGLEELPVKEVTDAMKSLEKQVEELKVQLRKEGKQKRKVKRLERRVQELKINVIKFDDEGDDEKLESLEYKLSEEEKALHSRIEKREVAANAVCTGFSSVFESLAEFSETCYEKIAEISVIDKREHVHCGRAKRRLKSITATLVI from the exons ATGGGAG GCAAGATATTTCCGGAAATATTAGAGGCTCAATTCCAAGTGGCTTACAAATCCGGCAACAATGTTTCGAAACTGCTAAAAACCGAAGATGTTGGAGCGCAAAGTTGTGGTGAAGGAACGTTCAGTAAGCTATGCCGGTCACTCACGACTAGTCTCTCCGTCAGAGTTGGTTCGGCTTGTAATGTTGAATTGGGGGATAAATTGCCCAGGAATAAGCAGCATTCTTCTACACTGAAGGAGTTATGCGAATGGGAGACAAAGCTCTATAATGAGGTGAAGAAACTCGACAAGGATGGAGGTGAGGTTGCCAAAAGCTGTGCGGTATACAATTTCAAAGAAATCCAAAAACTGAGAGATGGAGAGCTGCAGCAGCAAATCGGTGAGCTGCTAAAAGCCCTATGGAGAGATTGGAAGGTGATGTCAGAATGCCATAGCATCCAAAAGGACATCATGTCCAAAGCAGAAACATATGATGTATTAAAGATCAACGATGCCTCAACCTATAAGAAAATTAAAGTGCTTAAACAAGACCTTTCCAATTGGAGAAGATGCTTTGCTGCATATATTTCTTCACAAAAGGCCTACGTTGGAGCTCTTGACAGTTGGGTCAGCCACTCGTTCCCATCGTTTTGTGAAGATGACATTCATGAAAACCACATTCTATCTTTGCTCTTGAAAACGTGGTCATCAGCTGGTTTGGAGGAGCTGCCTGTCAAGGAAGTAACTGATGCCATGAAAAGCTTGGAGAAACAAGTTGAAGAACTGAAGGTTCAACTGAGGAAGGAAGGGAAACAAAAGAGGAAGGTTAAGAGACTCGAGAGAAGGGTTCAGGAACTTAAGATAAATGTTATTAAATTTGATGATGAGGGGGACGATGAAAAGTTGGAGAGTTTGGAGTACAAGCTAAGCGAAGAGGAAAAGGCGCTCCATAGCAGGATAGAGAAGCGAGAGGTCGCAGCAAATGCTGTTTGTACTGGATTTTCATCAGTCTTTGAATCCTTGGCTGAGTTTTCAGAGACTTGTTATGAAAAAATCGCTGAGATTTCAGTGATCGACAAAAGGGAACACGTACATTGCGGGCGCGCGAAAAGACGTCTGAAGAGTATTACTGCTACATTGGTTATCTAA
- the LOC101301578 gene encoding uncharacterized protein LOC101301578 has translation MTEETLTQSNDTSASDHRTPSVVLDIESLAQSSDFCSGSPKMTRALSRKWSYRAERSISTDQEEDTDHESTKKLLVKVNSQLEPLKQPLITAKSLPSTSTTLMGTNLLDTGDGRSKRFNRFMTINPRKILLIFATMSSMGTLILIYFTLAINRTV, from the exons ATGACAGAGGAGACATTAACGCAG AGTAATGACACTAGTGCTTCAGATCATAGAACTCCGAGTGTTGTGTTGGATATTGAAAGCCTAGCACAATCCTCAGATTTCTGCTCAGGGAGCCCCAAAATGACT AGGGCACTCTCACGGAAATGGTCGTATCGAGCAGAGAGATCAATTAGTACTGATCAGGAGGAAGACACTGATCATGAATCAACAAAGAAACTTCTAGTGAAAG TGAACTCTCAGTTGGAGCCCTTGAAGCAGCCATTGATCACCGCAAAATCGTTGCCGTCAACCTCAACTACTCTAATGGGCACTAATCTGCTGGACACAGGGGATGGACGGAGCAAGAGGTTTAATCGCTTCATGACCATTAACCCTCGAAAGATCCTTCTCATTTTTGCAACCAT GTCCAGTATGGGGACATTAATCTTGATATACTTCACACTCGCCATTAACCGAACAGTTTGA
- the LOC101301287 gene encoding uncharacterized protein LOC101301287, whose amino-acid sequence MAMQSNTGFLHDETFGYGLNRHAISFQSGAINSSSEMFPMGSYYSADHGMGMGVGMGMGMMFSPNSGPAMSMVNHRPVISQPVNSSGASLLLDSAPGLKHDTGLAVEWSMEEQYKLEEGLVKFADEPSTMRYADEPSIMRYIKIAATLRDKTVRDVALRCRWMTRKRRKAEDHTTGKKGNIRKDKLVESSSKISIPSAPQYNMAAYSRMMHRMDQNERLQCEGISGTAKQLLDQNAQAFNQITANLSTYKLQDNIDLFSCTRNNLNDILNDMRGMPGLMSQMPPLDVCINEDLANRVTLRSST is encoded by the exons ATGGCGATGCAGTCCAACACAGGGTTTCTGCATGATGAGACTTTTGGGTATGGCTTGAACCGACACGCCATATCTTTCCAGTCTGGAGCTATAAACAGCAGCTCGGAGATGTTTCCGATGGGGAGTTACTACAGTGCTGACCATGGGATGGGGATGGGAGTGGGGATGGGGATGGGGATGATGTTTTCTCCGAATTCGGGGCCAGCCATGAGCATGGTCAACCACCGTCCTGTAATTAGTCAACCTGTGAACTCATCAGGAGCTTCTCTCCTTCTTGATTCCGCGCCGGGGCTCAAGCATGACACAGGCTTGGCAGTCGAGTGGTCTATGGAGGAGCAGTACAAATTGGAGGAGGGCCTTGTCAA ATTTGCTGATGAACCAAGTACTATGAG ATATGCTGATGAACCAAGTATTATGAGGTACATAAAGATTGCTGCAACCTTGCGTGATAAAACTGTGCGTGATGTTGCCTTGAGGTGTAGGTGGATGACG AGAAAGCGGAGGAAAGCTGAAGACCATACTACGGGAAAGAAGGGCAACATTCGGAAG GATAAACTGGTAGAATCATCCTCCAAGATAAGCATACCCTCAGCTCCACAATACAATATGGCTGCGTATTCTCGTATGATGCATCGAATGGACCAGAATGAGCGCTTGCAGTGTGAAG GAATAAGTGGGACGGCCAAGCAGTTATTGGACCAAAATGCTCAGGCTTTTAATCAAATCACAGCCAACCTTTCTACGTACAAG TTACAGGACAACATTGACCTATTTTCCTGTACAAGGAACAACTTAAATGACATCTTGAATGA CATGAGAGGTATGCCTGGCCTAATGAGCCAAATGCCCCCGCTGGACGTATGCATAAATGAGGATCTTGCTAATCGTGTTACCTTGCGTAGTTCAACTTAG
- the LOC101300338 gene encoding uncharacterized protein LOC101300338, which yields MFGVTTSDGSRRRLPQWMLGGSSAGQERKSGNVEEKGDRLDEGLASQEAETVTAKPGKGIQHRKKETLGEGLHVLQKCEAKKRKRKLTEQDEDLEGNDPEAVLEKKCSGRGRRKVNESVAPDREKAKAPGKGFHEKEPFGESSHILAKCETKRNRSKTNEQDTEFDGNVLASLPEKIGRERRKRLEPAVLKRHEAKDSSCGSGEELEVQTSSDDDVELTAEDLVMIAEEYIKADRKLEPEKASNRECESGSRLALSVASSNKLDDSMDSQNCNERSLIQDATSSMPNGSLASEKNVFNSSGTGDPAQDMLDLFLGPWLKKPVEKEAKTDILTDNLAFSYELESKTRSNVVKEETAPITKKKTSLKDKVAMLLD from the exons ATGTTTGGAGTTACTACTAGTGATGGGAGTAGGAGACGTTTACCGCAATGGATGCTGGGCGGGTCATCTGCCGGCCAGGAGAGGAAGTCCGGCAATGTTGAAGAAAAGGGCGACCGGCTTGATGAAGGACTTGCTTCTCAAGAAGCAGAGACTGTGACTGCAAAACCTGGTAAAGGGATCCAGCATCGTAAAAAGGAAACACTGGGAGAAGGCTTGCATGTTCTTCAAAAGTGTGAGGCAAAGAAAAGAAAGAGAAAATTGACTGAACAAGATGAAGACTTGGAAGGTAACGACCCGGAGGCTGTTCTTGAGAAGAAATGTAGTGGGCGTGGGAGGAGAAAAGTTAACGAGTCTGTTGCTCCGGATAGGGAAAAGGCAAAGGCTCCTGGAAAAGGGTTCCATGAGAAGGAACCATTTGGGGAGAGCTCACACATTCTTGCAAAATGTGAGACAAAAAGGAATAGAAGTAAAACAAATGAACAAGATACAGAGTTTGATGGCAATGTCCTTGCAAGTCTTCCAGAGAAGATTGGACGCGAGAGAAGAAAACGTCTAGAACCAGCTGTCCTGAAGAGACACGAAGCAAAGGATTCTAGCTGTGGAAGTGGTGAGGAACTAGAAGTCCAAACTTCGAGTGATGATGATGTTGAACTGACAGCAGAAGATTTAGTGATGATTGCTGAAGAG TACATAAAAGCTGATCGGAAATTAGAGCCAGAAAAAGCATCAAATCGAGAATGTGAATCAGGCAGCAGACTTGCACTAAGTGTCGCTTCCAGTAATAAGTTAGACGATTCTATGGACTCCCAGAACTGTAATGAAAGATCACTGATCCAAGATGCTACCAGTTCTATGCCTAACGGGAGTTTGGCTAGTGAAAAAAATGTCTTTAACTCCAGTGGAACAGGGGATCCAGCTCAGGACATGCTGGATCTGTTCTTAGGGCCCTGGCTGAAGAAACCTGTCGAGAAGGAAGCAAAGACTGACATTCTGACAGACAATCTGGCATTCTCCTACGAACTTGAATCAAAAACTCGTAGTAATGTCGTTAAAGAAGAAACTGCCCCCATAACGAAGAAGAAAACCAGTCTGAAAGACAAGGTGGCAATGTTACTTGACTGA
- the LOC101294362 gene encoding fasciclin-like arabinogalactan protein 19-like, producing MAAFTVRSLSSILILLLLLTTVIFLSFPTCTASISSREYESMQRMLRNHGYNLICNTMATFDLQYEILKLPPNASFTIFAPTNASLFALDMIQTMSSYTETLRLHFVPLRLSLSDL from the coding sequence ATGGCGGCGTTCACCGTCCGATCACTCTCATCAATTCTGATACTCCTCCTCCTCCTCACCACCGTCATCTTCCTCAGTTTCCCGACGTGCACGGCGTCGATCTCTTCCCGCGAGTACGAGTCAATGCAGCGCATGCTTCGCAACCACGGCTACAATCTCATCTGCAACACCATGGCCACCTTTGACCTCCAGTATGAGATCCTCAAGCTTCCTCCCAATGCCTCATTCACCATCTTCGCTCCCACCAACGCCTCCCTCTTCGCCCTCGACATGATCCAAACAATGTCGTCCTACACGGAAACGCTCCGCCTCCACTTCGTCCCTCTCCGCCTCTCCCTCTCCGACCTCTGA
- the LOC101294940 gene encoding inactive leucine-rich repeat receptor-like serine/threonine-protein kinase At1g60630-like, translating to MEQQHYSRYSFFYLFFFFVVLLLPLVGAGDAEALLSLKSTLDPTNSLPWRQGSNVCDWEGVRECMKGRVTKLVLEYLNLTGTLDRKIINQLDQLRVLSFKSNSISGQIPDLSGLINLKSLFLNDNNFYGVFPASISSLHRLKVVVLAGNRISGDIPTALVNLRRLYVLYLQDNQLSGAIPPLNQTSLRFFNVSNNHLSGEIPMTAALIQFNASSFFGNINVCGLQIHNKCQNGIAFPPLLGPSSQTHPNSKSKPSNSKLIKIIAASVGGFVLLVILLLLVLLLCRKHSGRKDAETRNKGAVHGVETTETGGGAGPSGGGGRGGNNGGKQGAFSWEGDGLGSLVFCGPGDQQMSYSLEDLLKASAETLGRGSMGSTYKAVMESGFIVTVKRLKDARYPRLDEFRRHMDLLGKLRHPHLVPLRAYFQAKEERLIVYDYFPNGSLFSLIHGSRTSGGGKPLHWTSCLKIAEDLASGVLYIHQNPGLTHGNLKSSNVLLGSDFESCLTDYGLTLFRDPDSHEEPSATTLFYRAPECRDIRKPSTQQADVYSFGVLLLELLTGKTPFQDLVQEHGSDIPRWVRSVREEETESGDEPVSSGNEASEEKLQALLNIAMACVSITPENRPTMREVLRMIRDSRAEAIVSSNNSSDHSPGRWSDTVQSLPREEHLSI from the exons ATGGAGCAACAACACTATTCAAGATACTCATTCTTCTACTTGTTCTTCTTCTTTGTGGTTTTGCTTCTTCCCTTGGTTGGAGCCGGCGACGCCGAAGCTCTATTAAGCCTGAAATCGACACTGGATCCGACGAACTCGCTGCCGTGGCGGCAAGGAAGCAATGTGTGTGATTGGGAAGGTGTGAGGGAGTGTATGAAAGGAAGAGTCACAAAGCTGGTGCTGGAGTACTTAAATTTGACCGGCACTCTCGACCGGAAAATCATCAACCAGCTGGATCAGCTCCGGGTTCTCAGCTTCAAAAGCAACTCAATTTCCGGCCAAATACCCGACCTTTCCGGCCTCATCAATCTCAAGTCCCTCTTCTTGAACGACAACAACTTCTACGGCGTTTTCCCCGCTTCCATTTCCTCTCTCCACCGCTTGAAAGTCGTCGTTCTGGCCGGTAACCGCATCTCCGGCGACATTCCGACTGCGCTCGTCAATCTCCGCCGCCTCTACGTTCTGTACTTACAAGACAATCAGCTCAGCGGCGCCATTCCGCCGCTCAATCAGACCTCCCTCCGGTTCTTCAATGTCTCCAACAACCACCTCTCCGGCGAAATCCCGATGACGGCGGCGCTCATTCAGTTCAACGCCTCCTCTTTTTTCGGGAACATCAATGTCTGCGGTCTGCAGATTCACAACAAATGCCAGAACGGCATTGCCTTTCCGCCTTTGCTGGGTCCGAGTTCTCAAACTCATCCGAATTCGAAATCAAAACCAAGTAATTCCAAGCTCATAAAGATTATTGCTGCGAGTGTTGGAGGTTTCGTGCTGCTTGTTATACTTTTGTTGCTAGTATTACTGCTCTGCCGGAAACACAGCGGTCGGAAAGATGCCGAGACCAGAAACAAAGGGGCTGTTCACGGCGTTGAGACGACGGAGACAGGAGGAGGGGCGGGTCCTTCAGGCGGCGGTGGCAGGGGAGGTAATAACGGTGGAAAGCAAGGGGCGTTTTCGTGGGAGGGTGATGGACTGGGGAGCCTGGTGTTCTGCGGTCCAGGGGATCAGCAGATGAGTTACAGCCTAGAGGATTTACTCAAGGCTTCAGCTGAGACGCTGGGGAGGGGTAGTATGGGGAGTACGTATAAAGCTGTGATGGAGTCTGGTTTTATTGTTACTGTAAAAAGGCTTAAGGATGCAAGGTACCCTAGGCTTGATGAGTTTAGGAGACACATGGACTTGCTTGGGAAGCTCAGGCACCCTCATTTGGTGCCTCTCAGGGCCTATTTCCAGGCTAAGGAGGAACGCTTGATTGTGTACGATTACTTCCCCAATGGCAGCCTCTTCTCGCTAATTCATG GTTCAAGAACTTCAGGAGGCGGGAAGCCTCTGCACTGGACCTCATGTCTTAAAATAGCCGAGGACTTGGCAAGTGGTGTTCTTTATATCCACCAGAATCCTGGCTTGACTCATGGAAACTTGAAATCCTCAAATGTCTTGTTGGGTTCCGATTTTGAATCATGCTTGACGGATTATGGTCTCACTTTATTCCGAGATCCTGATTCTCATGAGGAACCTAGTGCAACCACTCTCTTCTACCGAGCCCCTGAATGCCGCGACATCAGAAAACCATCCACACAACAAGCAGATGTATACAGCTTCGGTGTCCTCCTCTTGGAGCTCCTAACCGGAAAGACTCCCTTCCAAGACCTCGTTCAGGAACATGGCTCAGACATTCCAAGATGGGTGCGTTCAGTTCGTGAGGAGGAGACAGAGTCAGGAGATGAACCTGTCAGCTCTGGCAATGAGGCATCAGAGGAGAAACTTCAGGCGCTTCTTAATATTGCAATGGCTTGTGTTTCGATTACACCAGAGAACAGACCTACAATGAGAGAGGTTTTGAGGATGATAAGGGATTCAAGGGCAGAGGCTATAGTGTCTTCAAACAACAGCAGTGATCATTCACCGGGGAGATGGTCGGATACTGTTCAGAGCTTGCCTAGGGAAGAACACCTGAGCATTTAA